In Nicotiana tabacum cultivar K326 chromosome 17, ASM71507v2, whole genome shotgun sequence, one DNA window encodes the following:
- the LOC107764817 gene encoding uncharacterized protein LOC107764817, which produces MLSHSWIKPLCSRGNLLFALSLGRRATMFHSCSALHSSFQEKPSISRKRKVAVFRELRHVNNLNDAVCVFHQMVRTQPLPSVIEFAKLFRVMINMKHYSAVVSYFREMRKLGISFDDYILTIVINCFCLLDRAEHGFSVLGIFFKSGVQFNVVTFSTLTRGLFEQNKIQDAMWLFQKLVTEKICELDEVMYGTIMNGLCKQGHTQTALSLLRIMEQGDPKPNTVVYSIVVDALCKDKMVGAAFNLFNEMKRKGITPNVLTYSSLVDGLCKLDQWEKVRLLLDEMMFLHIFPNVHTFSMLVDAFCKKGMVEDAVQVLQLMIQRGQKPDAITYNAIMEGYCLRAEIDVARRVFDAMIDSDIKPDIFSYNILVNGYCKQKKLDEAMHLYCEISQKGLKSDIVTYCTILQGLFEIGRVKCAESFFSEMQNAGHSPDIYTCGIMLHGYLKNGHVEEAMSLFHRWDKQKEDTNILIYNTGNNGFFKIQKLDKARSIFDKLYSIGLHPDAITYNVTVNGLCIEGLVDEAKELLRKMEDNGSFPENATSNLIVHGLLKSNTANEAIALLKEIVGRGFPAGKATMSLLIELLLLIGEGPFLVNMIPEFHPRNEK; this is translated from the coding sequence ATGCTCTCTCATTCATGGATAAAACCTCTCTGTAGCAGAGGTAATTTATTGTTTGCTTTATCACTTGGCCGCCGTGCAACTATGTTTCATTCTTGTTCTGCTTTACATTCTTCATTTCAAGAAAAGCCGTCGATTTCTAGAAAGCGTAAAGTTGCTGTTTTTAGGGAGTTGAGACATGTAAATAATTTAAACGATGCTGTTTGCGTTTTTCATCAAATGGTTCGAACACAACCTCTTCCTTCGGTTATAGAGTTTGCAAAATTGTTTAGGGTGATGATTAATATGAAACATTACTCTGCCGTTGTTTCATATTTTAGAGAGATGAGGAAACTGGGGATATCCTTTGATGATTATATCTTGACTATTGTGATTAATTGTTTTTGCTTGTTGGATCGTGCTGAACATGGGTTTTCGGTTTTGGGTATTTTCTTCAAGAGTGGTGTTCAGTTTAACGTGGTTACTTTCAGCACTCTTACGAGGGGGCTTTTTGAACAAAATAAGATTCAAGATGCCATGTGGTTGTTTCAAAAGCTAGTCACTGAGAAAATTTGTGAGCTTGATGAAGTTATGTACGGCACCATCATGAATGGTCTTTGTAAACAAGGACATACTCAAACAGCTCTTAGTTTGCTGAGGATAATGGAACAAGGGGATCCCAAACCTAACACTGTTGTGTATAGCATTGTCGTAGATGCGCTTTGCAAAGACAAGATGGTAGGTGCTGCTTTCAACCTTTTCAATGAAATGAAACGGAAAGGCATTACTCCCAACGTACTTACATATAGTTCACTGGTTGATGGTTTGTGTAAGTTGGATCAGTGGGAAAAGGTTAGGCTTCTTTTGGATGAGATGATGTTTCTTCATATTTTCCCAAACGTGCACACATTCAGCATGTTGGTAGATGCATTCTGCAAGAAAGGGATGGTTGAAGATGCTGTACAAGTGTTACAGCTAATGATCCAAAGAGGTCAAAAGCCAGATGCAATTACCTACAATGCGATAATGGAAGGGTATTGTTTGCGCGCTGAAATAGATGTAGCAAGGAGAGTTTTTGACGCTATGATTGATTCTGACATCAAGCCTGACATCTTTAGTTACAACATATTAGTCAATGGATATTGCAAGCAAAAGAAATTAGACGAGGCTATGCATTTATATTGTGAAATCTCGCAAAAGGGGTTAAAATCTGATATTGTTACATATTGTACTATCTTGCAAGGCCTATTTGAAATTGGTAGAGTTAAGTGTGCAGAAAGTTTCTTTTCTGAGATGCAAAACGCAGGCCATAGTCCCGACATTTACACTTGTGGTATAATGCTTCATGGTTATTTAAAGAATGGACATGTTGAAGAAGCGATGTCCCTCTTTCATAGGTGGGATAAACAAAAAGAAGATACTAATATTTTGATCTATAATACAGGCAACAATGGATTTTTTAAAATTCAGAAGCTTGATAAAGCTCGTTCAATTTTTGATAAGCTTTATTCCATAGGGTTGCACCCTGATGCTATAACATACAATGTAACAGTAAATGGACTTTGTATTGAAGGTTTAGTAGATGAAGCCAAAGAGTTGCTAAGAAAAATGGAGGACAATGGTTCTTTCCCCGAGAATGCCACTTCCAATCTTATTGTGCATGGACTTCTCAAGAGTAATACAGCTAACGAAGCGATTGCTCTTTTGAAGGAAATTGTTGGAAGGGGTTTCCCAGCTGGTAAAGCCACAATGTCATTGCTAATAGAACTACTTTTGTTAATAGGGGAAGGTCCTTTTTTGGTTAATATGATACCAGAGTTTCATCCCAGAAATGAGAAATGA